From the Cryptomeria japonica chromosome 2, Sugi_1.0, whole genome shotgun sequence genome, one window contains:
- the LOC131034030 gene encoding UDP-glucosyltransferase 29-like: protein MENDKQIHIAMFPWLAHGHISPYLELSNRLVHAGLKVSLISTGLNISRIRESADKLVQLVAIPLPAIEGLPGEIENTADLPLDLMPLFEKAMDGLEKPFQQIIRQIRPNCVVFDFFQWWTPRAVAAAQFGTPTIFFQTCGAAFSGYSIHPAWRGHGKEITAHDLTIPPPDYPSSVISWKLFEAETVIGCYKPQNPGGISFLERGLKCYEDCTAMAIKTCDEIEGSFVEYLQKKVVCKRVVPVGPLVALIAQSKIRASACLAWLEKQAPCSVVYVAFGSHSFLSSDQVKEIALGLESSCLSFLWALRLPHGRAMKDVLPEGFKDRVEGRGFVTGDWVAQREILSHPSTGAFLTHCGWNSVMEGLSCGLPFIALPIMLDQAINARLLCEHLLVGFDVGRTEDGSLCREEICRAARMVMDEEQGRDFRLNARQMGEVFRFKIVGSEEGIPLQELYINNFIALLLQLTGNSQIASPSQTTE, encoded by the coding sequence ATGGAGAATGACAAACAGATTCACATTGCCATGTTCCCATGGCTTGCCCACGGTCATATCTCTCCATACTTAGAGCTATCAAACAGACTTGTTCATGCCGGTCTTAAAGTTTCACTAATCTCAACTGGTCTCAACATTTCAAGAATAAGAGAAAGTGCAGACAAATTAGTGCAGCTGGTGGCGATACCTTTGCCGGCAATTGAAGGGCTGCCTGGCGAGATAGAGAACACTGCCGACCTCCCCTTGGATTTGATGCCTCTGTTCGAAAAAGCAATGGACGGATTGGAGAAGCCCTTCCAGCAAATCATCCGTCAAATTCGCCCAAATTGCGTGGTCTTCGATTTTTTCCAGTGGTGGACTCCAAGAGCAGTGGCTGCCGCCCAATTTGGAACACCCACCATATTTTTCCAGACCTGTGGGGCAGCCTTTTCCGGCTATTCAATCCATCCGGCCTGGCGCGGCCATGGCAAAGAAATCACAGCCCACGATCTCACAATACCCCCGCCAGATTACCCATCCTCTGTAATCTCATGGAAGCTGTTCGAAGCAGAGACCGTAATTGGGTGCTATAAGCCGCAGAATCCAGGGGGAATAAGCTTTCTGGAGCGGGGTCTCAAATGTTATGAAGATTGCACGGCAATGGCCATTAAAACGTGCGATGAGATAGAGGGGAGCTTTGTAGAGTATTTGCAGAAAAAAGTGGTGTGTAAGCGGGTTGTTCCAGTCGGCCCTCTGGTAGCCCTAATTGCCCAATCTAAAATTAGGGCATCTGCGTGTTTAGCTTGGCTGGAAAAGCAGGCACCTTGCTCGGTTGTTTATGTGGCTTTCGGAAGCCACAGTTTTCTGTCATCAGATCAGGTGAAAGAAATAGCATTAGGGTTGGAGAGCAGCTGCCTGTCGTTTCTTTGGGCCCTGCGCCTGCCTCATGGAAGGGCGATGAAGGATGTTCTGCCAGAGGGTTTCAAGGACCGCGTTGAGGGGCGAGGGTTTGTGACAGGAGATTGGGTAGCACAGAGGGAGATTTTATCCCATCCCTCCACAGGGGCGTTTCTCACTCACTGTGGGTGGAACTCTGTAATGGAGGGCTTGAGCTGTGGATTGCCTTTCATTGCATTGCCCATCATGTTGGATCAGGCCATCAATGCCCGCCTCCTCTGTGAGCACTTGCTAGTGGGTTTTGATGTGGGAAGAACAGAAGATGGGTCTCTCTGCAGAGAAGAAATCTGCAGAGCTGCAAGGATGGTGATGGACGAGGAACAGGGAAGGGATTTTAGACTCAATGCTCGTCAAATGGGAGAAGTGTTCAGGTTTAAAATTGTAGGGAGCGAGGAGGGGATTCCGTTACAAGAGTTGTATATCAACAACTTTATTGCCCTCCTGCTGCAGCTTACGGGTAACTCTCAGATTGCATCACCCTCTCAAACAACAGAGTGA